In one window of Scyliorhinus canicula chromosome 17, sScyCan1.1, whole genome shotgun sequence DNA:
- the snrnp35 gene encoding U11/U12 small nuclear ribonucleoprotein 35 kDa protein isoform X3, which produces MTAIQRAMNELWTPIAKQYNPLKAGSIDSTDEEPHDRAISRAIAAKYKPNKGVIGDPHLTLFIARLNPQTSEEKLKDIFSRFGDIRRLRLVRDIVTGFSKCYGFIEYKDERSLLKAHRDSNKLVVDQHEIFVDFELERTLKGWVPRRLGGGLGGKKESGQLRFGGRDRPFRRPISLPALKVEMYTEGQADKLDRSSSRELSRDSRQWERGRDWERRREREERGEEREKRERNRERYRSRERDHKRQRDEDRYKEEDKNQRRNKHKTRR; this is translated from the exons ATGACCGCTATCCAGAG GGCAATGAATGAGCTTTGGACTCCGATTGCAAAGCAGTATAATCCACTAAAAGCTGGAAGCATCGATAGCACGGATGAGGAGCCCCATGACCGAGCTATCTCCAGGGCAATTGCAGCCAAGTATAAACCAAACAAGGGAGTGATAGGAGACCCCCACTTGACACTCTTTATTGCCAGGTTGAATCCCCAGACATCTGAGGAGAAGCTAAAAGACATTTTCTCCAGATTTGGGGACATTCGCAGATTGAGGCTCGTGcgtgacattgtcactgggttTTCCAAATGCTATGGCTTCATTGAATACAAGGACGAGCGCTCATTATTGAAGGCGCATCGGGACAGCAATAAATTAGTGGTAGACCAGCATGAAATATTTGTGGATTTTGAATTGGAGCGCACTTTGAAAGGTTGGGTCCCACGGAGACTTGGGGGGGGCTTAGGTGGTAAAAAAGAATCTGGTCAGCTACGGTTTGGTGGGCGAGACCGTCCGTTTAGAAGACCTATAAGTCTCCCAGCTCTGAAAGTTGAAATGTATACAGAGGGGCAAGCAGACAAACTGGATAGGTCAAGTTCCAGAGAGCTATCAAGGGATAGCCGGCAGTGGGAGAGAGGTCGTGACTGGGAAAGGcgaagagaaagagaggagagaggcGAGGAAAGAGAAAAACGTGAGCGAAATCGGGAACGATACAGAAGCAGGGAAAGAGATCATAAACGACAAAGAGATGAAGATCGATATAAAGAAGAAGATAAAAACCAAAGGAGGAACAAGCATAAAACCAGACGATAG
- the snrnp35 gene encoding U11/U12 small nuclear ribonucleoprotein 35 kDa protein isoform X2 translates to MSVVSSGRAMNELWTPIAKQYNPLKAGSIDSTDEEPHDRAISRAIAAKYKPNKGVIGDPHLTLFIARLNPQTSEEKLKDIFSRFGDIRRLRLVRDIVTGFSKCYGFIEYKDERSLLKAHRDSNKLVVDQHEIFVDFELERTLKGWVPRRLGGGLGGKKESGQLRFGGRDRPFRRPISLPALKVEMYTEGQADKLDRSSSRELSRDSRQWERGRDWERRREREERGEEREKRERNRERYRSRERDHKRQRDEDRYKEEDKNQRRNKHKTRR, encoded by the exons ATGTCTGTGGTTTCGTCTGGCAG GGCAATGAATGAGCTTTGGACTCCGATTGCAAAGCAGTATAATCCACTAAAAGCTGGAAGCATCGATAGCACGGATGAGGAGCCCCATGACCGAGCTATCTCCAGGGCAATTGCAGCCAAGTATAAACCAAACAAGGGAGTGATAGGAGACCCCCACTTGACACTCTTTATTGCCAGGTTGAATCCCCAGACATCTGAGGAGAAGCTAAAAGACATTTTCTCCAGATTTGGGGACATTCGCAGATTGAGGCTCGTGcgtgacattgtcactgggttTTCCAAATGCTATGGCTTCATTGAATACAAGGACGAGCGCTCATTATTGAAGGCGCATCGGGACAGCAATAAATTAGTGGTAGACCAGCATGAAATATTTGTGGATTTTGAATTGGAGCGCACTTTGAAAGGTTGGGTCCCACGGAGACTTGGGGGGGGCTTAGGTGGTAAAAAAGAATCTGGTCAGCTACGGTTTGGTGGGCGAGACCGTCCGTTTAGAAGACCTATAAGTCTCCCAGCTCTGAAAGTTGAAATGTATACAGAGGGGCAAGCAGACAAACTGGATAGGTCAAGTTCCAGAGAGCTATCAAGGGATAGCCGGCAGTGGGAGAGAGGTCGTGACTGGGAAAGGcgaagagaaagagaggagagaggcGAGGAAAGAGAAAAACGTGAGCGAAATCGGGAACGATACAGAAGCAGGGAAAGAGATCATAAACGACAAAGAGATGAAGATCGATATAAAGAAGAAGATAAAAACCAAAGGAGGAACAAGCATAAAACCAGACGATAG
- the snrnp35 gene encoding U11/U12 small nuclear ribonucleoprotein 35 kDa protein isoform X4, whose amino-acid sequence MGSRGRAMNELWTPIAKQYNPLKAGSIDSTDEEPHDRAISRAIAAKYKPNKGVIGDPHLTLFIARLNPQTSEEKLKDIFSRFGDIRRLRLVRDIVTGFSKCYGFIEYKDERSLLKAHRDSNKLVVDQHEIFVDFELERTLKGWVPRRLGGGLGGKKESGQLRFGGRDRPFRRPISLPALKVEMYTEGQADKLDRSSSRELSRDSRQWERGRDWERRREREERGEEREKRERNRERYRSRERDHKRQRDEDRYKEEDKNQRRNKHKTRR is encoded by the exons ATGGGGAGTCGAGGGAG GGCAATGAATGAGCTTTGGACTCCGATTGCAAAGCAGTATAATCCACTAAAAGCTGGAAGCATCGATAGCACGGATGAGGAGCCCCATGACCGAGCTATCTCCAGGGCAATTGCAGCCAAGTATAAACCAAACAAGGGAGTGATAGGAGACCCCCACTTGACACTCTTTATTGCCAGGTTGAATCCCCAGACATCTGAGGAGAAGCTAAAAGACATTTTCTCCAGATTTGGGGACATTCGCAGATTGAGGCTCGTGcgtgacattgtcactgggttTTCCAAATGCTATGGCTTCATTGAATACAAGGACGAGCGCTCATTATTGAAGGCGCATCGGGACAGCAATAAATTAGTGGTAGACCAGCATGAAATATTTGTGGATTTTGAATTGGAGCGCACTTTGAAAGGTTGGGTCCCACGGAGACTTGGGGGGGGCTTAGGTGGTAAAAAAGAATCTGGTCAGCTACGGTTTGGTGGGCGAGACCGTCCGTTTAGAAGACCTATAAGTCTCCCAGCTCTGAAAGTTGAAATGTATACAGAGGGGCAAGCAGACAAACTGGATAGGTCAAGTTCCAGAGAGCTATCAAGGGATAGCCGGCAGTGGGAGAGAGGTCGTGACTGGGAAAGGcgaagagaaagagaggagagaggcGAGGAAAGAGAAAAACGTGAGCGAAATCGGGAACGATACAGAAGCAGGGAAAGAGATCATAAACGACAAAGAGATGAAGATCGATATAAAGAAGAAGATAAAAACCAAAGGAGGAACAAGCATAAAACCAGACGATAG
- the snrnp35 gene encoding U11/U12 small nuclear ribonucleoprotein 35 kDa protein isoform X1, translating into MLPDLLSFSSIFSFVINSRRVNGSSLCARAMNELWTPIAKQYNPLKAGSIDSTDEEPHDRAISRAIAAKYKPNKGVIGDPHLTLFIARLNPQTSEEKLKDIFSRFGDIRRLRLVRDIVTGFSKCYGFIEYKDERSLLKAHRDSNKLVVDQHEIFVDFELERTLKGWVPRRLGGGLGGKKESGQLRFGGRDRPFRRPISLPALKVEMYTEGQADKLDRSSSRELSRDSRQWERGRDWERRREREERGEEREKRERNRERYRSRERDHKRQRDEDRYKEEDKNQRRNKHKTRR; encoded by the exons atgctgccagacttgctgagcttttccagcattttctctttcgttattAATTCGAGGAGGGTGAATGGGTCCTCTTTGTGCGCCAG GGCAATGAATGAGCTTTGGACTCCGATTGCAAAGCAGTATAATCCACTAAAAGCTGGAAGCATCGATAGCACGGATGAGGAGCCCCATGACCGAGCTATCTCCAGGGCAATTGCAGCCAAGTATAAACCAAACAAGGGAGTGATAGGAGACCCCCACTTGACACTCTTTATTGCCAGGTTGAATCCCCAGACATCTGAGGAGAAGCTAAAAGACATTTTCTCCAGATTTGGGGACATTCGCAGATTGAGGCTCGTGcgtgacattgtcactgggttTTCCAAATGCTATGGCTTCATTGAATACAAGGACGAGCGCTCATTATTGAAGGCGCATCGGGACAGCAATAAATTAGTGGTAGACCAGCATGAAATATTTGTGGATTTTGAATTGGAGCGCACTTTGAAAGGTTGGGTCCCACGGAGACTTGGGGGGGGCTTAGGTGGTAAAAAAGAATCTGGTCAGCTACGGTTTGGTGGGCGAGACCGTCCGTTTAGAAGACCTATAAGTCTCCCAGCTCTGAAAGTTGAAATGTATACAGAGGGGCAAGCAGACAAACTGGATAGGTCAAGTTCCAGAGAGCTATCAAGGGATAGCCGGCAGTGGGAGAGAGGTCGTGACTGGGAAAGGcgaagagaaagagaggagagaggcGAGGAAAGAGAAAAACGTGAGCGAAATCGGGAACGATACAGAAGCAGGGAAAGAGATCATAAACGACAAAGAGATGAAGATCGATATAAAGAAGAAGATAAAAACCAAAGGAGGAACAAGCATAAAACCAGACGATAG
- the snrnp35 gene encoding U11/U12 small nuclear ribonucleoprotein 35 kDa protein isoform X5 has product MNELWTPIAKQYNPLKAGSIDSTDEEPHDRAISRAIAAKYKPNKGVIGDPHLTLFIARLNPQTSEEKLKDIFSRFGDIRRLRLVRDIVTGFSKCYGFIEYKDERSLLKAHRDSNKLVVDQHEIFVDFELERTLKGWVPRRLGGGLGGKKESGQLRFGGRDRPFRRPISLPALKVEMYTEGQADKLDRSSSRELSRDSRQWERGRDWERRREREERGEEREKRERNRERYRSRERDHKRQRDEDRYKEEDKNQRRNKHKTRR; this is encoded by the coding sequence ATGAATGAGCTTTGGACTCCGATTGCAAAGCAGTATAATCCACTAAAAGCTGGAAGCATCGATAGCACGGATGAGGAGCCCCATGACCGAGCTATCTCCAGGGCAATTGCAGCCAAGTATAAACCAAACAAGGGAGTGATAGGAGACCCCCACTTGACACTCTTTATTGCCAGGTTGAATCCCCAGACATCTGAGGAGAAGCTAAAAGACATTTTCTCCAGATTTGGGGACATTCGCAGATTGAGGCTCGTGcgtgacattgtcactgggttTTCCAAATGCTATGGCTTCATTGAATACAAGGACGAGCGCTCATTATTGAAGGCGCATCGGGACAGCAATAAATTAGTGGTAGACCAGCATGAAATATTTGTGGATTTTGAATTGGAGCGCACTTTGAAAGGTTGGGTCCCACGGAGACTTGGGGGGGGCTTAGGTGGTAAAAAAGAATCTGGTCAGCTACGGTTTGGTGGGCGAGACCGTCCGTTTAGAAGACCTATAAGTCTCCCAGCTCTGAAAGTTGAAATGTATACAGAGGGGCAAGCAGACAAACTGGATAGGTCAAGTTCCAGAGAGCTATCAAGGGATAGCCGGCAGTGGGAGAGAGGTCGTGACTGGGAAAGGcgaagagaaagagaggagagaggcGAGGAAAGAGAAAAACGTGAGCGAAATCGGGAACGATACAGAAGCAGGGAAAGAGATCATAAACGACAAAGAGATGAAGATCGATATAAAGAAGAAGATAAAAACCAAAGGAGGAACAAGCATAAAACCAGACGATAG